Proteins encoded together in one Porites lutea chromosome 2, jaPorLute2.1, whole genome shotgun sequence window:
- the LOC140928270 gene encoding programmed cell death protein 6-like yields MAYYGQPPPHQQHDQNFLWNVFQRVDKDRSGAISTNELQQALSNGTWTPFNPETVRLMIGMFDRDNNGTITFNEFSSLWKYITDWQNTFRSYDKDNSGTIDKRELQTALTSFGYRLSERFYGILIRKFDRSGRGVVNFDDFIQCCVVIQMLTNAFQGFDTNRNGWITINYEQFLSLVFSLKT; encoded by the exons ATGGCGTACTATGGTCAACCTCCACCTCACCAACAGCACGATCAAAATTTCTTGTGGAACGTTTTCCAGAG GGTGGATAAAGATCGGAGTGGAGCGATATCTACAAACGAACTTCAACAGGCCTTGTCAAATG GAACATGGACACCTTTTAATCCGGAAACTGTGCGACTTATGATCG GAATGTTTGATAGAGACAATAATGGAACTATTACCTTTAATGAGTTTTCATCCCTTTGGAAGTACATAACAGATTGGCAGAACACTTTTAGAAGTTATGACAAAGATAATTCAGGAACCATTGACAAGAGAGAGCTACAAACAG ctCTGACAAGTTTTG GTTACAGATTGTCAGAGAGATTCTATGGTATTCTGATAAGAAAGTTTGACAGAAGTGGACGTGGAGTAGTCAATTTTGATGACTTCATTCAGTGCTGTGTTGTGATCCAG ATGTTGACAAATGCTTTTCAAGGCTTTGACACAAATCGAAATGGATGGATAACCATCAACTATGAGCAGTTTTTGTCTTTAGTGTTTAGTCTGAAAACTTAG
- the LOC140928267 gene encoding programmed cell death protein 6-like yields the protein MAGRGPTVDRNFLWSIFAKIDKDRNGRITADELQQALSNGSWTPFNPETIRLMIGMFDRDNSGTIEFNEFYALWQYVTDWQKTFRSYDTDNSGTIDRHELKTALTNFGYRLSDKMYTMLITKFDKSGMGAILFDDFIQCCVVLQILTNSFRSRDFNMNGWITIGYEDFLSMVFMLNLGT from the exons ATGGCTGGCAGAGGTCCGACTGTAGATAGAAATTTCCTTTGGAGCATCTTTGCCAA AATCGACAAAGACAGGAATGGGCGTATAACTGCTGATGAACTGCAACAGGCATTATCAAATG GATCATGGACACCTTTTAATCCAGAGACTATACGTCTCATGATTG GCATGTTTGATCGTGATAACTCAGGCACAATTGAGTTTAATGAATTCTATGCCTTGTGGCAGTATGTGACCGACTGGCAGAAAACATTCAGGAGTTATGATACAGACAATTCTGGAACAATTGATAGACATGAACTGAAAACAG CCCTTACAAACTTTG GTTACAGGCTATCGGACAAAATGTACACAATGCTTATTACAAAGTTTGATAAAAGTGGTATGGGTGCTATCTTGTTTGATGACTTTATACAGTGCTGTGTTGTGCTACAG ATTCTGACGAATTCCTTCAGAAGCCGTGATTTTAATATGAATGGCTGGATAACGATAGGCTATGAAGATTTTCTCTCTATGGTGTTCATGCTGAACCTTGGAACATGA